The following proteins are co-located in the Desulfatitalea tepidiphila genome:
- a CDS encoding class I SAM-dependent methyltransferase, translating into MEKINERPKLFQFYTASDLWTDDHTSRQMLSLHLDEAVDVSSRNAEFIRRSVEWIASEFSIGKDSSIADFGCGPGLYATPLAKRGAHVTGIDFSARSIQHAREVADREQLNINYVKQNYLEFETDDPFDLALMIMCDFCALSPPQRKVVLDKFHKILKPTGSVLLDVYALSAFEQKQEVARYEVNQLDGFWSPNKYYGFLNTFKYDAEKVTLDKYTIIEMDRTRTVYNWLQYFSPEDLEKEFSAAGFSVKGLYSDVAGTPYDRGSNEFAVIADRV; encoded by the coding sequence TTGGAGAAGATCAACGAACGGCCCAAACTGTTCCAGTTTTACACCGCAAGCGATCTATGGACCGATGATCATACATCCAGGCAGATGCTCTCGCTCCACCTCGACGAGGCCGTCGACGTTTCTTCGCGAAATGCTGAATTCATCCGTCGATCCGTGGAATGGATCGCCTCCGAGTTCTCCATAGGCAAGGACTCCAGTATAGCCGATTTCGGCTGTGGCCCTGGATTGTACGCAACGCCTCTGGCGAAACGCGGCGCGCATGTGACCGGCATTGATTTCTCTGCCAGGTCCATCCAGCATGCAAGGGAAGTCGCGGACCGCGAGCAGTTGAACATCAATTATGTGAAGCAGAACTATCTCGAGTTTGAAACCGACGATCCATTCGATCTCGCACTGATGATCATGTGCGATTTCTGCGCTCTCAGCCCGCCTCAAAGAAAAGTGGTTTTAGACAAATTCCACAAGATCCTGAAACCGACCGGTTCGGTCCTTCTCGATGTGTATGCGTTATCGGCATTTGAACAAAAGCAAGAGGTTGCCAGGTACGAGGTGAACCAGCTCGACGGATTCTGGTCGCCAAACAAGTATTATGGTTTTCTAAACACCTTCAAATACGATGCAGAAAAGGTGACGCTGGACAAGTACACCATAATCGAGATGGACCGCACCAGAACGGTGTACAACTGGCTGCAGTATTTTTCACCCGAGGATCTTGAGAAGGAGTTTTCAGCGGCTGGCTTTTCCGTCAAGGGATTGTATTCCGACGTGGCAGGGACCCCGTATGATCGAGGCTCCAACGAATTTGCAGTCATCGCCGACCGGGTGTAG
- a CDS encoding hybrid sensor histidine kinase/response regulator has translation MPLFKKRSIAKIFNFLVLLALLPALLIIFYSGLELRRNAIENAQREVLFLAKSMAEVQRGVTHAARQTLATLSQLNEIKDKSCITCSTVFLEVIKSNPSYINIAAVDADGDVFASAVPHKGTNLADRLHIRRALSEKKFAVGEYIVTRVGQQLPSLPFAHPVFDRTGNISAVLTAAVGLERFADFFNKVEMPPGAFFAVADHHGIRLFHHPSRGHTNPIGDPIIPAAWEALQRALTPGISIHNGPDGVRRIYAYQPVTLDDATEPYAYMWAGIPEALVLRPANQILARNLVLMFTAAVLAVSISMLMGGTMLLDPIEKLVAVTHSFGRGDLGARANLGKAPDELATLSKSFNEMASALIKGQEELRAIADFTYDWEYWLGADQRLVWMSPSCKRVTGYDISEFMQDPGLIERIVHPLDLESFQRHLSQKGHDTHACHIDLRIVHKAGHTIWINHRCIPIARPDGTRLGLRVSNRDISDRKKIEDRLQQAQKSEAIGALAGGIAHDFNNILTPIIAFSEMLLHDLPAENKHRKHAAEILKAGQRASDLVKQILSFSRQAEHHKMPVRFQQILAEAVKLTRATIPSNIEMHLNIQRDCDPVLADPTNLHQIAMNLITNAYHAVEKDGGSITIDLRQVQFTGNDASGAPLQPGRYALLSVTDTGHGIPGHLLAKIFDPYFTTKPHGKGTGLGLSVVYGIVKDHGGDIRVYSEAGQGTTFKIYLPIPHRIDVTDTPAPPVEHATGTERILLVDDEKMIVEVQRLTLERLGYRVTAFTSSSDALQELEANAGAYDLVITDMAMPVVTGEQLARHLETLRPDLPVILCTGFSERIAHAKVNSPGIKGILMKPLTISDLAASVRQVLDEEPVKRV, from the coding sequence ATGCCCCTTTTCAAAAAAAGATCCATTGCGAAAATATTCAATTTTTTGGTGCTCCTCGCTCTCCTGCCGGCCTTGCTGATCATCTTTTATTCCGGCCTGGAACTGCGGCGCAATGCCATTGAAAACGCCCAACGAGAGGTCCTGTTCCTCGCCAAGTCCATGGCCGAAGTGCAACGAGGCGTCACCCACGCCGCCCGCCAGACCCTGGCAACCCTTTCCCAACTCAATGAAATCAAAGACAAAAGCTGTATCACCTGCAGCACCGTGTTCCTCGAGGTGATCAAGAGCAATCCATCCTATATCAACATTGCGGCCGTGGACGCCGATGGCGATGTTTTCGCGTCGGCCGTCCCTCACAAAGGAACCAATCTGGCCGACCGTCTCCACATCCGGCGGGCCTTGAGCGAAAAAAAATTCGCGGTGGGAGAATATATCGTCACCCGCGTGGGCCAGCAACTGCCCTCCCTGCCCTTTGCCCATCCGGTGTTCGACCGAACGGGCAACATCTCCGCGGTGCTCACCGCCGCCGTGGGCCTGGAGCGTTTTGCGGACTTTTTCAACAAGGTCGAAATGCCTCCGGGCGCTTTCTTCGCTGTCGCCGACCATCATGGCATCCGTCTCTTCCATCATCCCTCCAGGGGCCATACCAACCCCATCGGTGATCCGATCATCCCCGCGGCCTGGGAAGCCCTTCAGCGCGCCCTGACACCGGGAATATCCATTCATAACGGTCCGGACGGGGTTAGGCGCATCTATGCCTATCAGCCGGTCACGCTGGACGACGCCACCGAGCCTTACGCCTATATGTGGGCGGGCATCCCCGAGGCATTGGTGCTGCGGCCGGCCAATCAGATATTGGCCAGAAACTTAGTCCTGATGTTCACGGCGGCCGTGCTGGCGGTGAGCATATCCATGCTCATGGGCGGCACCATGCTGCTCGATCCCATCGAGAAACTCGTGGCGGTCACACACTCGTTCGGCCGCGGTGACCTGGGCGCCCGGGCCAACCTGGGCAAGGCGCCCGACGAACTGGCAACCCTGTCCAAGTCCTTCAACGAAATGGCCTCCGCCCTGATCAAGGGCCAGGAAGAGCTCCGTGCCATCGCCGATTTCACCTATGACTGGGAGTATTGGCTCGGTGCCGACCAGCGCCTGGTGTGGATGTCCCCCTCGTGCAAAAGGGTCACCGGCTATGATATCTCCGAATTCATGCAGGATCCGGGGTTGATCGAACGGATCGTGCACCCGCTGGACCTTGAATCCTTCCAACGGCACCTTTCTCAAAAGGGTCACGACACCCATGCCTGCCATATCGATTTACGCATCGTTCACAAGGCCGGCCACACTATCTGGATCAACCACCGTTGCATCCCCATCGCCCGACCGGACGGCACCCGTCTGGGGCTGCGGGTGAGCAACCGCGACATTTCCGACCGAAAAAAGATCGAAGACCGCCTGCAACAGGCCCAAAAAAGCGAGGCCATCGGGGCCCTGGCCGGCGGTATCGCCCACGACTTCAACAATATTCTGACCCCCATCATCGCCTTTTCGGAAATGCTGCTGCACGATCTGCCCGCCGAAAACAAACATCGGAAACATGCCGCCGAAATTCTCAAGGCCGGTCAACGTGCGTCAGACCTGGTCAAGCAGATCCTCTCGTTCAGCCGCCAGGCCGAGCACCATAAAATGCCGGTCCGCTTCCAGCAGATCCTCGCCGAGGCCGTGAAGCTGACGCGCGCCACCATTCCGTCCAACATCGAGATGCACCTCAACATCCAGCGCGATTGCGATCCGGTGCTGGCCGACCCCACCAACCTGCATCAGATCGCCATGAACCTGATCACCAACGCCTATCACGCCGTGGAAAAGGACGGCGGCAGCATCACCATCGACTTGCGCCAGGTCCAATTCACGGGAAACGATGCATCCGGGGCGCCCCTGCAACCCGGACGGTATGCCCTTCTGTCGGTGACCGATACCGGCCACGGCATCCCCGGCCACCTTCTGGCCAAGATCTTCGACCCCTATTTCACCACCAAGCCCCACGGCAAGGGCACCGGACTGGGGCTATCCGTGGTCTACGGCATCGTCAAGGATCACGGCGGCGATATCCGTGTCTACAGCGAAGCTGGCCAGGGGACGACGTTCAAGATCTACCTGCCCATACCCCATCGTATTGACGTGACCGACACGCCCGCGCCGCCTGTCGAGCATGCCACCGGCACCGAACGGATCTTGCTGGTGGATGACGAAAAGATGATCGTCGAAGTGCAACGGCTGACCCTCGAACGGCTGGGTTACCGGGTGACGGCCTTCACCAGCAGCAGCGATGCACTGCAGGAACTCGAGGCCAATGCCGGCGCCTACGACCTGGTGATCACGGACATGGCCATGCCCGTCGTGACCGGAGAACAGCTTGCGCGCCATCTCGAAACCCTCCGGCCGGACCTGCCCGTGATCCTGTGCACAGGATTCAGTGAGAGGATCGCCCATGCCAAGGTCAATTCACCCGGCATCAAGGGGATCCTGATGAAACCCTTGACCATCAGCGACCTGGCCGCCTCCGTCCGGCAGGTATTGGATGAAGAACCCGTCAAAAGGGTGTGA
- a CDS encoding HDOD domain-containing protein, producing the protein MNEPKSPLDLLIDELRDKQALPALNDTVLEMSRIVRKQDYFTSELSAVIMRDCGLASSLLSTVNSALYSPRCPIKTVSSAVNYLGADKVFLLAMGLGMFRHIMATIQKRKLLKLYAISYCCGSLAMSFAKKINHPNPEEIFIIGLFYRLPCMILANSFPYKFQAMETRIWEQEMTFNQACLEIFEMNYDAFCKEVLALLNMPDDVVAMICRPSAASDPMRLLVEESDHLAAMLFGDQESGKSQLKESEKRISKIMGSEAFSVPDLLRHTFASDGNIKHFFNLEPDDVEMMINLLEWGKASPMEVVARMDFGCSIGSFEQTDSPEMLIGHFLTELAFCRKRPFVFSQLLMLAQEALFRCLPDSEIYIAFSCDKTEVVRGIAYVGKSLQTDAKHFTVPMSRSDSVIVQCIKSMLSIYWHSGTLSLGLPYDSFGKEPFQHAYLCPIVIGNRCIGLCFVGRFKGEGFDERERVWIEQVTEHFASAFKTLKR; encoded by the coding sequence GTGAATGAGCCGAAATCGCCATTGGATCTATTAATCGATGAGTTGCGAGACAAACAAGCCCTGCCGGCTTTGAATGACACCGTGCTTGAAATGTCTCGGATCGTCAGGAAGCAGGACTACTTCACATCCGAGCTGTCGGCTGTCATCATGCGAGATTGCGGCCTCGCCAGCAGCTTGTTGTCCACCGTCAACTCGGCCTTATACTCCCCCAGGTGTCCTATTAAGACCGTCTCCTCAGCCGTCAATTACCTCGGGGCGGATAAAGTATTTCTGCTGGCAATGGGTCTGGGCATGTTCCGCCATATCATGGCCACCATTCAAAAGCGAAAGCTCCTCAAACTATACGCCATATCCTATTGCTGCGGATCGCTCGCCATGTCATTCGCCAAGAAAATCAATCACCCCAATCCGGAAGAGATATTCATCATAGGCCTGTTTTACCGCCTGCCGTGCATGATCCTGGCCAACAGCTTTCCGTACAAATTTCAAGCAATGGAGACCCGGATATGGGAACAGGAGATGACCTTCAACCAGGCTTGCCTTGAAATTTTTGAAATGAACTATGACGCTTTCTGTAAAGAGGTGCTTGCTCTGTTGAACATGCCCGACGATGTGGTCGCCATGATTTGCCGGCCATCGGCGGCAAGCGATCCCATGCGCCTGCTTGTTGAGGAATCGGACCATCTTGCGGCCATGCTGTTTGGCGACCAGGAGAGCGGGAAAAGTCAGCTAAAGGAGAGCGAAAAACGGATTTCAAAAATCATGGGCAGCGAGGCGTTTTCCGTACCCGATTTGCTCCGGCATACATTCGCCTCCGATGGGAACATCAAGCACTTTTTCAACCTCGAACCGGATGACGTCGAAATGATGATCAACCTGTTGGAGTGGGGTAAAGCAAGCCCGATGGAAGTGGTTGCACGAATGGATTTCGGCTGCTCAATCGGTTCATTCGAACAGACCGATTCCCCGGAGATGCTGATCGGTCACTTCCTGACCGAACTGGCCTTCTGCCGAAAGCGCCCTTTCGTTTTCAGCCAGCTGTTGATGCTGGCCCAAGAGGCCTTGTTTCGATGTCTGCCGGACAGCGAAATTTACATTGCCTTTTCATGCGATAAAACAGAGGTCGTAAGGGGGATCGCCTATGTGGGCAAATCCCTGCAGACCGATGCCAAACATTTTACCGTTCCCATGAGCAGATCGGATTCGGTCATAGTTCAATGCATCAAATCGATGCTGTCCATATATTGGCATTCAGGAACACTGTCATTAGGGTTGCCCTATGACTCATTCGGGAAAGAACCGTTTCAACATGCCTATCTTTGTCCCATTGTCATTGGCAACCGCTGCATCGGCCTGTGTTTTGTCGGCCGTTTCAAAGGAGAAGGCTTCGATGAGCGAGAGCGGGTGTGGATCGAGCAAGTCACCGAACATTTTGCATCCGCGTTCAAAACCCTGAAACGATAG
- a CDS encoding amidohydrolase family protein, whose amino-acid sequence MTDQDPTRWIRAGWLIDGAGQPIVRKALIGVRGGLLVSVGTAGSASSDAVDVSNSTLLPALMDAHVHLVFSGSLDDRVRTAQLEYTLEAAEAAVCRHLTDQWRHGVVAVRDGGDRLGATLHYKHTHDPFKDVPVTVKAGGWAWHAPGRYGRMLGRAVPQGASPAEVVSAQIDAIDHLKIIQSGVNSIDRFGHATRPQFDENTLRAMVNVAHRAGRQVMVHANGELPVRLAIAAGCDSIEHGYFMGEENLRRMADQGVCWVPTVVPMSRLAEAFNLRTDQIDIARRIVDHQLDQIRKAVRFGVTIALGTDAGSQGVDHGAAVRQELALFMAAGMRIEQAVRCATVCAARLMGLTDRGELRPGGRADFLVVDGSPDRLIDGLAHIASIWVGGRRLSDQEVSSAGSIHPVPPSS is encoded by the coding sequence ATGACAGACCAAGACCCAACCCGTTGGATACGAGCCGGTTGGCTCATCGACGGCGCTGGACAGCCTATCGTCAGAAAGGCGCTGATCGGCGTGCGCGGCGGCCTCCTCGTATCGGTCGGCACTGCCGGCTCAGCCTCCAGCGACGCGGTGGATGTTTCCAATTCAACGCTATTGCCGGCGCTCATGGACGCCCACGTGCATCTGGTCTTTTCCGGTTCGCTCGATGATCGCGTGCGCACGGCCCAATTGGAATACACCCTGGAAGCGGCCGAGGCGGCCGTTTGCCGGCATTTGACAGACCAATGGCGCCACGGCGTGGTGGCTGTGAGGGACGGCGGCGATCGCTTGGGGGCCACCCTTCATTACAAGCACACCCATGATCCGTTTAAGGATGTACCGGTCACCGTGAAGGCCGGCGGGTGGGCCTGGCATGCCCCCGGCCGCTACGGCCGCATGCTCGGCCGCGCCGTGCCGCAGGGAGCGTCACCCGCCGAGGTGGTGTCCGCGCAGATCGATGCCATCGACCATCTCAAGATCATCCAGTCGGGAGTAAACAGCATCGATCGCTTCGGACACGCCACCCGGCCGCAGTTTGACGAAAACACGCTGCGTGCCATGGTGAATGTGGCGCACCGGGCCGGACGGCAGGTGATGGTGCATGCCAACGGAGAGCTGCCCGTGCGCCTGGCCATCGCCGCCGGGTGCGATTCCATCGAGCACGGCTATTTTATGGGTGAAGAGAACCTGCGCCGCATGGCCGATCAGGGCGTCTGCTGGGTGCCGACCGTGGTGCCCATGTCCCGGCTGGCCGAGGCTTTCAACCTCAGGACCGACCAGATCGACATTGCCCGGCGCATCGTGGACCATCAATTGGACCAGATTCGAAAAGCCGTCCGGTTCGGGGTGACGATCGCGCTGGGAACCGATGCCGGGAGCCAGGGTGTCGATCACGGCGCGGCGGTCCGGCAGGAGCTTGCGCTGTTCATGGCCGCCGGTATGCGGATAGAGCAGGCCGTCCGGTGCGCCACGGTCTGTGCCGCCCGACTGATGGGCCTGACCGATCGCGGTGAATTGCGACCCGGTGGCCGGGCCGATTTTTTGGTCGTGGACGGGAGCCCTGATCGCCTGATCGATGGGTTGGCGCACATCGCTTCGATCTGGGTCGGTGGACGCAGGCTGTCGGACCAGGAGGTATCATCGGCCGGGTCAATCCATCCTGTCCCACCTTCTTCCTGA
- a CDS encoding HU family DNA-binding protein — protein sequence MTLTKMIIAETISKQTGRSKKESHHILETLIEIMKRNLENGNDILIPRFGKFYLIDKQARLGRNPNTGERLVIQPLRRVMFKHSRKLKNLLNANDLGTQRVARIRKNADRPLRTEDSRE from the coding sequence ATGACGCTGACGAAAATGATCATTGCGGAGACGATCTCTAAACAAACAGGTAGATCAAAGAAGGAGAGCCATCACATTTTAGAAACGCTGATCGAGATCATGAAACGCAATTTGGAAAACGGCAACGATATACTGATCCCTCGATTCGGCAAATTCTACTTGATCGACAAACAGGCCCGCCTGGGCCGAAATCCCAATACAGGTGAGCGCCTTGTGATCCAACCCCTGAGGCGGGTCATGTTCAAACATTCGAGAAAATTAAAAAATCTTCTTAATGCAAATGATCTTGGCACTCAGCGAGTAGCGAGGATACGCAAAAACGCCGACAGGCCTTTGAGAACCGAGGACAGCCGTGAATGA
- a CDS encoding competence/damage-inducible protein A: protein MRAEIVATGDEIRTGALVDSNSAYLADLLEINGIEVVRHHAVGDDMAVLVDLFGEISRRADVVVVTGGLGPTQDDLSTAAAARAAGVQLIEDPRALAEIEAFFKTRGRPMNPSNRKQALFPDGARVLYNRMGTAPGFQVTIGGCLFFFMPGVPNEMRVMFEEQVLPALQILQGKARQFRMVRVISTFGLPESAVGEKVAAIADLFPDIKLGLRAKFPEIQVKLYYNALDEEQGRARLAEALQWAAGQLQPYVFSQDERSMAAEVGKLLRQRAATLALAESCTGGLVANWVTNTPGSSDYFLFSAVTYANAAKVQVLGVQPETLNRCGAVHEETAEQMAAGARRVAGATYGLATTGIAGPDGGTPEKPVGTICIGLATSDTVLSRRVTLSFGRRLMNKKLFAMLALDLLRRHLSGTLK from the coding sequence ATGCGAGCTGAAATCGTGGCGACCGGAGACGAGATCCGCACCGGTGCGCTGGTGGACAGCAATTCGGCCTACCTGGCCGATCTTTTGGAGATCAATGGCATCGAAGTGGTGCGGCATCACGCCGTCGGGGACGACATGGCGGTGCTCGTGGATCTGTTCGGCGAGATCAGCCGGCGCGCCGACGTGGTTGTGGTGACCGGTGGTCTCGGGCCGACCCAGGACGATCTGAGCACGGCGGCGGCGGCCCGGGCGGCCGGCGTTCAACTGATCGAGGATCCCCGGGCACTGGCCGAAATCGAAGCGTTTTTTAAAACCCGCGGCCGGCCCATGAACCCTTCCAATCGCAAGCAGGCCCTGTTTCCCGACGGGGCGCGCGTGTTGTACAATCGCATGGGAACGGCTCCTGGTTTCCAGGTGACGATCGGTGGATGTCTCTTTTTCTTCATGCCCGGGGTGCCCAACGAAATGCGCGTCATGTTCGAAGAGCAGGTTTTGCCCGCGTTGCAGATTCTACAGGGCAAGGCGCGGCAGTTTCGGATGGTGCGGGTCATCTCGACCTTCGGCCTGCCCGAAAGCGCCGTCGGAGAAAAAGTGGCGGCCATCGCCGATCTATTCCCCGACATCAAGCTCGGTTTGCGGGCCAAGTTTCCGGAGATCCAGGTCAAGCTGTACTACAACGCCCTGGATGAAGAGCAGGGTCGGGCGCGCCTGGCCGAGGCGCTGCAGTGGGCGGCCGGACAGCTGCAGCCTTATGTCTTTTCGCAGGATGAACGCTCCATGGCCGCCGAGGTCGGGAAACTGCTCAGACAACGGGCCGCCACCCTGGCGCTGGCGGAAAGCTGTACCGGCGGCCTGGTGGCCAACTGGGTCACCAACACCCCCGGGTCGTCCGACTATTTTCTCTTTTCGGCCGTGACCTACGCCAACGCGGCAAAGGTCCAGGTGCTTGGGGTGCAACCGGAGACTCTGAACCGCTGCGGGGCCGTGCACGAAGAGACGGCCGAACAGATGGCGGCCGGGGCGCGACGCGTGGCCGGGGCCACATATGGTCTGGCCACTACCGGTATCGCCGGCCCGGACGGCGGCACGCCGGAAAAACCGGTGGGCACGATCTGTATCGGGCTGGCCACGTCCGACACCGTGTTGAGCCGCAGGGTGACCCTCTCCTTCGGCCGGCGTCTGATGAACAAAAAGCTGTTCGCCATGCTGGCCCTGGATCTGCTCCGGCGGCACTTGAGCGGCACATTGAAATAG
- a CDS encoding PAS domain S-box protein, producing the protein MEDLHKKSNWHLVKHYKRIAANYLRIFHAVPVSLAVFRSDDRRVMEVNRQFCADFHLPVEDLPEDQDVADSHSRALATIDPSAYDHLKARVTKGGYIQIEMQDDCQFFLKADVAPLRYDGHKCWLAATTRVPAAAQRAHFDPNDRNDYRTLVENLNDVLYTTDENAVITYVSPNIQQISGYGPNEVIGRKFTDFVHPADLPDRTNQFSSAMSGDGRATEYRLSTKGNGIKWIRTHAKPITRNGRTVGVQGILVDISDRKEMELALRCSEEKYRLVVEHCKDAICVIQDGRIKFMNPNAMALFCDADKPAMNSLFEDLIHPDDRHMVLRRRHQGLEAEEIREPATFRLIQPSGETRDVELNDAPILWEGKAAIISFLRDITLQKKMEGRLRNSRKIEAMGTLASGIAHNFNNLLMGIQGNATLALAHLHSSSLAVQYIKNIEKLVQNGATLAYGIIKSYNSEISVASEYKKATTFSIRLPSADDPTVSAAPGIAPETDSMKRTLLMIDDDIMVIEPVSELLEQLGYNVLTALNGTDALKMYRENWKTIDLVILDLVLPDTKGGDLYEELRQINPLVKALISSGMGASNIARALLESGCLDYIQKPYNIRLLATKIVKILSMP; encoded by the coding sequence GTGGAAGACTTGCATAAAAAGTCCAATTGGCATCTGGTGAAACATTACAAACGGATTGCCGCAAACTACCTGCGGATATTTCACGCGGTGCCTGTTTCCCTGGCGGTTTTTCGCTCAGACGACCGGCGTGTAATGGAAGTCAACCGTCAATTCTGCGCCGATTTTCATCTGCCTGTCGAGGACCTGCCGGAAGACCAAGACGTGGCGGACAGTCATTCGCGCGCGCTTGCGACAATAGATCCAAGCGCCTATGACCATCTCAAGGCGCGCGTGACAAAGGGTGGCTATATCCAGATCGAAATGCAGGATGACTGCCAATTCTTTCTAAAGGCCGATGTGGCGCCGCTGCGGTATGACGGGCATAAATGCTGGCTTGCCGCAACGACTCGCGTTCCTGCCGCCGCGCAACGCGCCCATTTCGATCCCAATGACAGGAACGACTACCGCACCTTGGTGGAGAATCTCAACGATGTCTTATACACCACCGATGAAAATGCGGTCATTACCTATGTGAGCCCCAACATCCAACAGATATCTGGTTATGGCCCCAATGAAGTGATCGGCCGCAAGTTTACGGATTTCGTCCATCCCGCCGATCTGCCGGACAGAACCAACCAATTTTCCAGCGCCATGAGCGGGGATGGCAGGGCCACGGAGTACAGGCTTTCGACCAAAGGCAACGGCATCAAATGGATCCGGACCCATGCAAAGCCTATCACGCGAAACGGGCGGACGGTCGGCGTCCAGGGCATACTGGTCGATATCTCCGACCGCAAGGAGATGGAACTGGCCCTTAGATGTTCGGAGGAGAAATACCGGCTCGTTGTAGAGCATTGCAAGGATGCAATTTGCGTGATCCAGGATGGTCGCATCAAATTCATGAATCCGAACGCAATGGCCCTGTTCTGCGATGCCGACAAGCCCGCCATGAACAGTTTGTTCGAAGATCTCATCCACCCCGATGACCGCCACATGGTTCTGAGGCGGCGGCACCAGGGATTGGAAGCAGAGGAAATCCGCGAACCGGCAACATTCAGACTTATTCAGCCCAGCGGCGAAACAAGGGATGTGGAGCTCAATGACGCGCCGATCCTCTGGGAAGGCAAGGCCGCCATCATCAGCTTTTTAAGGGATATAACGCTTCAAAAGAAAATGGAGGGCCGGCTGAGAAATTCCCGGAAGATAGAGGCCATGGGCACCCTTGCGAGTGGTATCGCGCATAATTTCAACAACTTGCTCATGGGTATACAAGGCAATGCAACCCTTGCACTCGCCCATCTGCACTCTTCCTCACTTGCGGTTCAATACATCAAAAACATCGAAAAGCTGGTGCAAAACGGCGCTACCCTGGCATACGGCATCATCAAAAGCTACAATAGTGAGATTTCGGTGGCTTCCGAATATAAAAAAGCTACCACCTTCTCTATAAGACTCCCCTCGGCCGATGATCCGACGGTATCAGCGGCACCAGGAATCGCCCCTGAAACGGATAGCATGAAGAGAACCCTTTTAATGATCGATGACGACATCATGGTTATCGAGCCGGTTTCTGAGTTATTGGAGCAATTAGGATATAACGTGCTCACGGCACTGAACGGCACTGATGCCTTAAAGATGTATCGTGAAAACTGGAAGACCATCGACCTGGTGATCCTGGACCTGGTCTTGCCGGACACTAAGGGCGGGGACCTGTATGAAGAGTTGAGGCAAATCAATCCCCTGGTCAAGGCATTGATATCCAGCGGCATGGGAGCCTCCAATATTGCCCGCGCCTTGTTGGAAAGCGGTTGTCTCGATTATATTCAAAAACCATATAATATTCGTCTTCTGGCTACCAAAATTGTCAAAATTTTATCCATGCCGTAG